CGCCCACCAGGCCGAACCAGGTCGAGGCGGTGTCGACGTCCTTGTCCCCGCGGCCGGAGAGGCTCACCAGGATCACGGCGTCCTCCCCGAGCTCCCGGCCCAGCTGCAGGGCACCGGCGAGGGCATGGGCGGATTCGATCGCGGGCATGATGCCCTCGGTCATCGACAGCAGCGCGAAGGCGTCCATCGCGGGACCGTCGTCGACGGCCCGGTACTCGGCGCGGCCGATGTCCGCCAGCCAGGCGTGCTCGGGACCGACGCTGGGATAATCCAGCCCGGCGGAGACGGAGTGGGACTCGATGGTCTGACCGTCCTCGTCCTGCATCACGAAGCTGCGGGCACCGTGCAGCACCCCGGCGGAGCCGCCGTTGAGGGTCGCCGAGTGCCGGCCCGAGTCGATGCCGTCGCCCCCGGCCTCGCAGCCGATCAGCCGCACCAGCGGGTCCGTGTCGTCGAGGAAGGCGTGGAAGATCCCCATCGCGTTGGAGCCTCCGCCCACGCAGGCGACGACCGCGTCGGGGAGCCGGCCCACCCGTTGCAGGGTCTGGGCCCGGGCCTCCTCGCCGATGATGCGGTGGAAGTCGCGGACCATCGCCGGGAAGGGATGGGGACCGGCGACGGTGCCCAGCAGGTAATGGGTGGTCTCGACGTTCGCGACCCAGTCGCGGAATGCTTCGTTGATCGCGTCCTTGAGGGTGCGCGAGCCCTGCTCGACGGGGACCACGTCCGCGCCCAGCAGTCGCATGCGGGCCACGTTCAGGGCCTGGCGCTCGGTGTCCTCACCGCCCATGTAGATGGTGCAGTCCAGCCCGAACAGCGCCGCGGCGGTCGCGGTGGCGACGCCGTGCTGACCGGCGCCGGTCTCGGCGATCACCCGGGTCTTGCCCATGCGCTTGGTCAGCAGCGCCTGCCCCAGCACGTTGTTGATCTTGTGGCTGCCGGTGTGGTTCAGATCCTCCCGCTTGAGCAGGATCCGGGCACCTCCGGCGAGCTGCGAGAAGCGCGGGGCCTCGGAGAGGAGGGAGGGACGCCCGGTGTAGTCGGCAGCCAGCCGCTGCAGCTCGGCGGTGAACTCCGGGTCCACGATCGCCTTCTCGTACACCTCGATCAGCTCGTCGAGCGCGGGCACCAGCGCCTCGGGCAGGAAGCGGCCGCCGAAGTCGCCGAAGTACGGCCCGGTCTCGGAGCGCAGCTCGGTGGTGGGGCGGGTGAGATCGAGGACGACGTCCTCGCCGGGGACGCGCTGGTGGTCGGGGCTGCTCATGCCTGAGCTCCTTCCGGGAGGGGGCGGCCGCGGCGGGCCACCCGACGGTACGAGGCGACGGCGCCGGCCGGATCACCGGAGGTGACCAGTGCCTCGCCGACCAAGACGGCGTCGGCACCGGCGGCGGCGTAGGCCTCGACGTCGGCGACCGAGGCCACCGCCGACTCGCCGATCGCGAGGGGCCCGGCGGGGATCCTGGCCAGCAGGTCCGCTGCCCGGCCGAGGTCGACGGTGAGGTCCTTGAGGTTGCGGGCGTTGACGCCGATGAGGTCCGCCCCGAGGGCGAGCGCGCGCTCGAGCTCGGGCGCTGTGTGGGTCTCCACGAGCGCCTGCATGCCGAGCTCGCGGGTGAGGTCGTGCAGGTCCCGCAGCTCGGCGTCGTCCAGGGCGGCGACGATCAGCAGCACCAGATCGGCGCCGTGGGCGCGCGCCTCGAGCACCTGGTAGGGCTCGACCACGAAGTCCTTGCGCAGCACCGGGACGTCGACCCGGGCCCGGACGGCATCGAGGTCGGCGAGGGTTCCGCGGAAGCGGCGCTGCTCGGTCAGGACGCTGATCGCACAGGCGCCGGAGTCCGCGTAGAGCGCGGCGAGCGCGGCCGGTTCGGGGATCTCGGCGAGAGCTCCCTTGGACGGGCTGGAACGCTTGACCTCGGCGATCAGACCCATCGTGGTGCCGTCGCCGCGCAGTCGCGCGGCGGCGTCGAGGGCCGGCGGGGCGGCGTGGGCCCGACGAGCGATCTCCGCCTCGGGCACCGCGGCGCGGCGCGGCGCGAGATCCTCCCGCACGCCGACGATGATCTCGTCGAGGACGGTTCCGGTGGTGGTCACACAGGCCTCCTGCAGCAGGTCGGGGTGGTGGGCACCCCGCGGGGTCGGGGGCGGGTCTCAGCCGCCGACGAGGGAGATCGGGGCCAGGAACCAGAACTGCGGCAGGTTCCGCAGCACGGTGAAGACGGCGAGGAGCCCGACCAGGACCAGCAGCACGGTCCTCGAGGGCATCAGGTCCGTGCGCAGGCCGCGCGCGCGCCGCCCGGCCCAGACCGCCATGCCGATCCCGACCAGCGGGACCGCGACCGTCACCGGCGCGTTGTTCCGCAGGGCGAGCAGCGGATCACCGGCCAGCAGGGCGTGCACGGCACGGATCGCTCCGCAGCCGGGACACTCCAGACCGGTGAGGTGGTTCAGCACGCACAGCGGGATGTGGGTGCGGAACGGATCGAAGACCAGCTGCACCAGGACGGCGAGAACGAGGCCGGAGGCCCCGATCGCGAGCGGCAGCAGCAGCCGGCGCGGGCCCCGGGCGGGGGCGAGGGACACGGCGGCGCCGTGCTCCCGCCGCGCCGGCGAGGTCACCTCGCGTCGGCCTCGGCGGGCCGGCCGGAGCGCGTGTTGCGGGCGGAGCCGTCCGCGGCGGTGGCGGCGGCCGCCGCCACGCCGTAGCGGCGCGGCTGGCCGCGGCCGGTCAGGGACAGCACCGCGCCGACGATGATGGCCAGCACGACCACGCCGGCGCCCACCCAGATCAGGATGCTCAGGGCGCTGACGACCATGCCGATGCCGATCCCGAGGGAGCCCAGCACGATACCGAGGTTCATGGTCCAGGCCGCGGCGGTCTTGCCCTCGTTGTGGTGGGGCGGCGGCGGCACGGTGTAGCTCTTCGGCATGATCCTTCTCCAGTCAGGGTCCCGGTCGCGCCCATTGTGCCACGCCGGGCCGTCCTGGACGGCGCATCGTCCATCGCTGCGCACGAGGTGTCGCACACCGGGTGAGCGTGATCACCGCGCAGGCGGGGGCGGTGCCGTCCCGGGGGGCTCCTGCGGGCTCGGCGATCTCGGCTGCTGCGCGTGCTCGATGCTGGGGTCCTCGCCGCGGCTGAGGGCGTCCCAGGCGGCCGCGGGATCCTCCGCGGGGTCGGCGGTGACGGCGACGGCGGCGCTGCGATACCGGTCGCGGCGCGGCCAGCCGCCTCCCGCGAGCAGCACCAGCACCCCGACCGCCAGCACCCCGAGCGCAGGCACCAGGGTCAGCAGCGGCCACGCGGTGGTCCCGCCCGCGACCGCGGCGCCGACCACCCCGGTGGCGGTGGTGGTGGCGGAGCCCGCCGCAGCGGCCGGATCCCGCACCACGCCGAGCGCCGCGAGGGCGGCACCGGCACCGGTCAGCAGCAGCACCGGACCGGTCAGGAAGCGGAGCCAGGCCGAGGGCAGGGCGGTGGCGAGCGAGCCGGCGATCGCCACCAGCGCGAGGGCGAGCACCGCCGGTGCCGCCTCCGCGCCGAGCACGTCCACCTGCTGCACGGTGCCGGTCAGATCCGGTGCGGTCGCGTGGATCCAGGTGGTGCGGGTGGTGCCGGCCAGCAGCGCGGAGGCCGCGGTGCCGGCGAGGACGGTGGCGCGCCGGCCGGGCAGGGCGCGGCGAGCGGCGGGCTCCTGCGCGCTCATGCCGGGCGGAGCGTGTCGGCGGCGGCGGCGGCCCGCAGCGCGGCGGCGGCCTTCGACTGGGTCTCGCGGTGCTCCATGGTCGCGTCGGAGTCGGCGACCACTCCCCCGCCGGCCTGCACGTGGGCGGTGCCGTCCTTGATGACAGCGGTACGGATCGCGATCGCCATGTCCATGTCGCCGGCGAAGTCGAAGTACCCCACGGTGCCCCCGTAGACGCCGCGCCGCACCGGTTCGAGCCGGTCGATGATCCGCATCGCGGAGGGCTTCGGGGCGCCGGAGAGCGTCCCGGCCGGGAACGTGGCCCGCAGCGCATCGTAGGCCCCGACATCGTCCCGCAGGTGCCCGGTGACGGTGGAGACGATGTGCTGGATGTGCGAGAAGCGCTGGAGATGCATGAAATCGCGGACCACCACCGTGCCGGGGGCGCAGAACTTCTGCAGGTCGTTGCGGGCGAGGTCGACGAGCATCAGGTGCTCCGAGCGCTCCTTGGGGTCGGCGAGCAGCTCGGCTCCGAGCCGCTCGTCCTCCTCCGGGGTGGCGCCGCGCGGCCGCGAGCCCGCGATCGGATGGGTGGTGGCCGTGGTCCCTCGCACGCTCACCAGCGACTCCGGGCTCGCGCCGACCACGTCGATGGGCTCCCCCTCGGCGTCGACGGTGCGCAGCAGATACATGTACGGGCTGGGGTTCATCCGCCGCAGCACGCGGTAGACGTCCAGCGGATCCGCGGCGATCGGCAGCGAGAACCGCTGCGAGGGGACCACCTGGAAGATCTCGCCGTCGATGATGTCGCGGACCGCCTCCTGGACGGCCCGCTCGTACTCGAGCTGCGAGGTGCGGGCCTTGGGCTCGAGCTCGCGCACGGTGTCGTAGACCACCGGGCCGCCGCCGATCGGGGTGCGCAGCCGCTCCCGCATCGTCTCCAGCCGGGCGAGGGCGTCGTCGTAGGCGGCATCGACGCCGTCGTCGGTGGCGTTGAGGTTCAGGGCGTTGGCGACCAGCACCACGGTGGAGTCGTGCGCGTCGTGGACCACGACGTCCTGCGCCAGCAGCATCGAGAGATCCGGCAGTCCGATCTCGTCGGGCGGGGACGGGGCGAGCTTCTCCCAGTGCCGGACCGCGTCGTAGGCGACGAAACCGACCATACCGCCGGAGAAGGGCGGCAGGTGAGGCTGGCGGGCGGCACGGAACTCGCTGGTCACCGCGCGCAGCGCTTCCACCGGGCTGCCCGCGGTGGGGACCCCGGCGGGGACGTCCCCGCGCCAGTGCGCCTGGCCGTCCCGCTCGGTGAGGACGGCGCGGGCCCGGGTGCCGATGATCGAGTAGCGGGACGCCTCGCCCTCCCCGGCGGACTCGAGCAGGAAGGTGCCGCGGGTGCCGCCGTCGGCCGTCAGCCGGCGGTAGAGGGAGACCGGGGTGTCC
The window above is part of the Brachybacterium vulturis genome. Proteins encoded here:
- a CDS encoding anthranilate synthase component I, encoding MSDDPTTTSARAEAYPEQVGGREGDALGVIVPDRETFRDLASRQRVVPLSVRLLADEDTPVSLYRRLTADGGTRGTFLLESAGEGEASRYSIIGTRARAVLTERDGQAHWRGDVPAGVPTAGSPVEALRAVTSEFRAARQPHLPPFSGGMVGFVAYDAVRHWEKLAPSPPDEIGLPDLSMLLAQDVVVHDAHDSTVVLVANALNLNATDDGVDAAYDDALARLETMRERLRTPIGGGPVVYDTVRELEPKARTSQLEYERAVQEAVRDIIDGEIFQVVPSQRFSLPIAADPLDVYRVLRRMNPSPYMYLLRTVDAEGEPIDVVGASPESLVSVRGTTATTHPIAGSRPRGATPEEDERLGAELLADPKERSEHLMLVDLARNDLQKFCAPGTVVVRDFMHLQRFSHIQHIVSTVTGHLRDDVGAYDALRATFPAGTLSGAPKPSAMRIIDRLEPVRRGVYGGTVGYFDFAGDMDMAIAIRTAVIKDGTAHVQAGGGVVADSDATMEHRETQSKAAAALRAAAAADTLRPA
- the trpB gene encoding tryptophan synthase subunit beta — protein: MSSPDHQRVPGEDVVLDLTRPTTELRSETGPYFGDFGGRFLPEALVPALDELIEVYEKAIVDPEFTAELQRLAADYTGRPSLLSEAPRFSQLAGGARILLKREDLNHTGSHKINNVLGQALLTKRMGKTRVIAETGAGQHGVATATAAALFGLDCTIYMGGEDTERQALNVARMRLLGADVVPVEQGSRTLKDAINEAFRDWVANVETTHYLLGTVAGPHPFPAMVRDFHRIIGEEARAQTLQRVGRLPDAVVACVGGGSNAMGIFHAFLDDTDPLVRLIGCEAGGDGIDSGRHSATLNGGSAGVLHGARSFVMQDEDGQTIESHSVSAGLDYPSVGPEHAWLADIGRAEYRAVDDGPAMDAFALLSMTEGIMPAIESAHALAGALQLGRELGEDAVILVSLSGRGDKDVDTASTWFGLVGDEPARADLSALRAAARETSPDRAAQKPEESR
- a CDS encoding HGxxPAAW family protein, with translation MPKSYTVPPPPHHNEGKTAAAWTMNLGIVLGSLGIGIGMVVSALSILIWVGAGVVVLAIIVGAVLSLTGRGQPRRYGVAAAAATAADGSARNTRSGRPAEADAR
- a CDS encoding DUF2752 domain-containing protein, with the protein product MTSPARREHGAAVSLAPARGPRRLLLPLAIGASGLVLAVLVQLVFDPFRTHIPLCVLNHLTGLECPGCGAIRAVHALLAGDPLLALRNNAPVTVAVPLVGIGMAVWAGRRARGLRTDLMPSRTVLLVLVGLLAVFTVLRNLPQFWFLAPISLVGG
- a CDS encoding Trp biosynthesis-associated membrane protein; translation: MSAQEPAARRALPGRRATVLAGTAASALLAGTTRTTWIHATAPDLTGTVQQVDVLGAEAAPAVLALALVAIAGSLATALPSAWLRFLTGPVLLLTGAGAALAALGVVRDPAAAAGSATTTATGVVGAAVAGGTTAWPLLTLVPALGVLAVGVLVLLAGGGWPRRDRYRSAAVAVTADPAEDPAAAWDALSRGEDPSIEHAQQPRSPSPQEPPGTAPPPPAR
- the trpC gene encoding indole-3-glycerol phosphate synthase TrpC → MTTTGTVLDEIIVGVREDLAPRRAAVPEAEIARRAHAAPPALDAAARLRGDGTTMGLIAEVKRSSPSKGALAEIPEPAALAALYADSGACAISVLTEQRRFRGTLADLDAVRARVDVPVLRKDFVVEPYQVLEARAHGADLVLLIVAALDDAELRDLHDLTRELGMQALVETHTAPELERALALGADLIGVNARNLKDLTVDLGRAADLLARIPAGPLAIGESAVASVADVEAYAAAGADAVLVGEALVTSGDPAGAVASYRRVARRGRPLPEGAQA